The following proteins are encoded in a genomic region of Ovis canadensis isolate MfBH-ARS-UI-01 breed Bighorn chromosome 16, ARS-UI_OviCan_v2, whole genome shotgun sequence:
- the CARTPT gene encoding cocaine- and amphetamine-regulated transcript protein, with protein MESPRLRLLPLLGAALLLLLPLLGALAQEDAELQPRALDIYSAVEDASHEKELIEALQEVLKKLKSKRIPIYEKKYGQVPMCDAGEQCAVRKGARIGKLCDCPRGTSCNSFLLKCL; from the exons ATGGAGAGCCCCCGTCTGCGCCTGCTGCCCCTCCTGGGCgccgccctgctgctgctgctaccttTGCTGGGCGCCTTAGCCCAGGAGGACGCCGAGCTCCAGCCGCGAGCCCTGGACATCTACTCCGCCGTGGAGGATGCCTCCCATGAGAAGGAGCTG ATTGAAGCGCTGCAGGAAGTTCTGAAGAAGCTCAAGAGTAAACGTATTCCAATTTATGAGAAGAAGTATGGCCAAGTCCCCATG TGTGACGCGGGAGAGCAGTGCGCCGTGCGGAAAGGAGCCAGGATTGGGAAGCTGTGTGACTGTCCCCGAGGGACCTCCTGCAATTCCTTCCTCCTGAAGTGCTTATGA